In Cryptomeria japonica chromosome 5, Sugi_1.0, whole genome shotgun sequence, the genomic window AGACTTGAAAGTCTAAAAAAGTACCAAACAATTTAACCTAGAACAATGGATTGTCATAGATGAGCATCACCATagatttttaagaaaaatatacagACCCCTCAAATCCAATGAACACGAATTTGAGCCATGCAAATTTTAACCATCCATCAAGAAGAAGTAGTGTAAGAAATTTAGGCCTATTTGTAGGCCAGCTCTATAACcatcattagtacatgcatctaaCGGATACATGTTATTCTAGAAGCTTTCAAATCATCAAATGATCAACTTTGTAGCCTTTATTCATTCATGGTATAAAAAACAACGCCTTCTAATACTAGAAAAAGCAAACACCCATCATAAGCACATCATTACATAGATGAAAATAACCCAAGATTCTCCATATTTTCATAAGCCTCTCATCGACACCCAATATGATATATTTGTTGCATGAGATGACAAAGTGTTAAAAGCATACAACATTCATTAGGAATTTTTCCACTATCAACAAGagcttcaaatcaacatcatttCAACATGACCAACTCCATTTTCTTTGTCTTCATCATCCTTTAAATTGAGTGTTGTCTTTTGAAACTAGAAACAACTACAAAACTTCCATTCACCAAAGGATCAATCTTCAATGAATTCCTTCAAATTTTGTCAAGCTTGCTAGGCTAAGAAATATTCATAGAAGGAATAACCAAAACCCAAAACACCAAGAATCTTCACATCCATTGACATCCAAGCACATGCAAGTACATGCAACTCAAAATGAAACTACATGCAACCCACATAATGCACATGCAAGCAACCTGCAAATCTTACAATAGAGCTCTGATACTAAATGAAGAGAAATTAGACATCCTAGAAAATCCATATGAGATTAGTATGTGCATCCAAGATAAAAGCACAAatatgtgtcacacttttataaagaaagtggctaacacaactaaaactatttaacttcatccacataaaagtgacatttctaaattgaattttaaaataatgtaaattaacgaaatgtagaaatattaatgaagttTATGTttgctattattttttattttttttaaattcatggTATTTTGGATATCGCATGTTTTTTCATTGGAGAAGAAAGTAATTTGACAATTGAAGTATGGAATGGATCAGGTTGGAATGGTTTGTATAGTTTGAAGAGGCTGAGAAATAAATGTCTTATTGAAATAGATGAggaaaatttcatcaaaatgcatgATCACTTAAGAGATTTGAGAAGGGAGATTGCAAATGGACAATCACCTTTTCGCCTTTGGTCTCCCCAACAAAATATTAAAATTCATGATGAATAGATAAAATTAACCCGTTTTTTATTATCTCACTCACCAATGGAAACACTGGTTTTTatgaatgaattttttttgaaatttatctTTAATTTTATGATTTATTGAATTGAGAATGAAATAGTAACGGGAGAAATAATGTCCAGCTTAACTCGAGTATTTAAACAGTGACTGGTTAAAATAAAGTTTGTAATGAAGAACACATGATATTGACAAATTTTGATTGGCTCACTAATCAATGGCAAAGAAATCTTCTATGGAAATTCTATTATTTTCGCAGTTATTTAACTTTATGTCTTGTTTGGATTCAGAATGGAATAGACATAGGAGGAGGAATAAATATGGCTAGTTAACATTTGTTTATTGATCTCACTCATCATTGCCAAAGGAATCCTGTTTGGTTGGTTGCCTGAAAGAGATTATATTACTCTCACAGTTGTTTAATTTTATGTTATGTTATGGCAGATGTTTCAGAGATTAAAAGTGGCATAGTGGAGAAAGGATTAGTTGCAATAGGAGAAGAGTATAGAGTTATGGGACTTTGTGCCGTCTATTGGAGCTGATGGAAATATGATTTTCTACATTGAAGTAATTACATTTAAATATGATTTCatgtagaaaataaataatattgtgTTTTACACAATGTATGGTTACCATTATAAGTAATAAATTAATCTTTACCATGAGGAAATATTAATATGTAATAAGTAAGTGTTTCACATGAATATCAATCTAAGTATTAAGAGGGGCAAATGAAAATAAAGTGTTTATTATTATTTGGTCTTTTATagataatgaaataaaataaattttagaatAATTGATTATATTAGATATTTGGGGGTTTATTCaatgaaattaatattttaaaGTGAGAATTTTTGGGTTTGAATTtgtcatttaaaaataaaataaaagaacatagataTTTAAGGGATTAATGTGTATGatttactattttatttatttattttttatattttaaaaaattcattgtcataatgtttatattattttaGAAATAAGTTTATTCTAAATATTAAGGGATAAATGTGtatgatttattattttatttatttattttttatattttaaaaaaattcattgtcataatgtttatattattttaGAAATAAGTTTATTCTAAATATTATCTTAGTTAACTAATATTTTATCATTTCTAATGATTTCAATTGGCCCTTTTTATACATTTTATCATTTCTAATGATTTCCATtgatcccttttatacatcttttatCCACCCTAGACTAGACTAAATACAAGGATCTATACTCTAGACTTAGTCACATCCACAACCTAGTCCTCCTAATTCAAATTCCCTCTCCAATTTTGAATTGTGTTCCTTTTTTAAACATTGGTCATTACTCATCTTCTTTCATATCAATACCTCAAATTGAACATCTAGAATCTTGTCTTATAGGTTAATCTTAAGAAATTAGTTGGTCATTGAAAATTCCTATTTTTACATTTAATTACAAAGATTTGTCATAGAGATTGCATCAACAACATATTAGCATATACTATATCACATCATCATCAAGTAGATACTCAATGTTCATTGGCTATGAGGGATGAATTGTTATCAAGAAAGATCTAAGTCTTCTCTACACAGTAGTTTCTCCAAACTTCTTTCAATACCACTCATCTCAAATAAAGGCACAATTGTATGTGCATAAgtatcacaaagaacaaatccacTCCAAGGTACCGAATAATTAGATTAATCTATGACATTAACATGTTTAGATGTagattagaaacactaaataaatatGCAATATTAAAAATGATATCCAATCAATAGTAAATTGTGGATCTTAGTCATAAAGAACAATTTACATCATAATAAAATTATCAACCAAACAAATTTTACAAATAGAGCTTATTTGAAACCTCTCATTACACTACATTTATCAAAATAAGGTAATAATTAAGTTTGACTAATTCATACTATTTTATCAATAGTATTTTAAACCTAAAACTAGTTCTAAATTATGTTCCCCTACAATTACATTATAAATTAACTGATATAGTACTTTGTTATAATTATAATCTTGTATTGTTTACTACACTTATATAGCTTTTGTAAATAACATAGGTCTTCTTTTctcataatataattttttatataataatttttatCATATTTAATTACAAGAATTTTTATTATTGGATTACATCTTTTGATTTaaagtttgaatttatttttgtaatttattaaattattataaatataataacatttaaaaattaaaatcaaattgttGTATAAATATAATTCTTTTTACCTTAATacataataattatttatatattctaCTCTttattttatagaatttttttCTATGTTTCAAGTTGAGGAACATCACttcataaaaaatatatgattATGAAATTATtggtaataatatataatatataaaccaATTAAATTGTTCTTATAAATTTTTATAAGATTTCAATTAATTTCTACTAATTTGATCACAAATAATATTGAAATGCACTTTTTGAAATATTGTACATATCTTACATAAATGTGCATTTAAAAATCATCTTTTGTTTCAAACTAGAATTCACGTTATTATATCAAATGATTTTTAATTAAACTATTTAAATTACGTAACATTTACTTTATCTTACCTTtttcaataaaattaaaataaccTAGCAAAATTTAATTATCAATTAGTGTATTCATGGtatcaattatttttaaaaaattacataattgttAATCCAAAAAGGGTAGAATTTCtaggaatattttttattttgattttattttattctcaTTATTTATATTGAATATATGATtggttatttttttaaatataattttgacaataatttaaataattgaCTAGTATTGTAAGTTACACATTTATTATAATTTACTATTCTCTTAACCACATTTGGATATTCTATATAGTGAAAATGCTTCGCCAAAATTCATGCTTCTTTAAAATTGTTGACCCAACATATAAACATAGATAAAGTGACTCGGTCAAgtgttaaataattatttttagattATCATCATGTTTAATATACATAAAATTTCAAAGTAAAAATGATCAGCTAGGATTTATAACTATTATTAAAAAGTGCTTCCTTAAAAACTCATCCAGAGTGAAAACAATTACCCAGGATTCCTATATTCATAAAAGTTGGTAATTCCTCAAACAACTCTTCACTGACATAGAACCATAAATTATGTCGATAGCTCAAAGGTCAAATCACTCCCTGAGAAAAATAAAATCTTTGAGAGGTAGTAACTCAGAGCTAGAGCTTCCCAGCATGCAAATGGGAGGTCCTGAGTTTCAACCCTAGATTAGTTCATGCTTTCAAGTTCAACAAttcatactggtccataacctagataggtatcgaaTCTAATCTGGGTTGTCAAAGCGATGTCTCTAACGAGTAGaagcacgatcaaggatcaccttttgcatcttgaattccatctaaaAGTTGCACCATAACTTAAATTTCAAGCGAAGGGCGAAAGCCTTAACCTCCAAAATATAAATGGCTATCTAGAACCGTAGATTAAATTTCAATTGAGAGTTAAACCTTAAACTCGTTACTATAAAGAGCAGTATAAAACCATAGCTAAATCAAGTATATCTAGATGAAGTTACGTTCAACTTGCTTGTTTGCTTGTTCATTTTGGTTACCAATTAACAAGAGGGTAAAGCAACCAACGATTAAACACGAGCACCCAAAATTGTTTTAAGGGTTTGACCACTCATAAAGCTCTCGGCTTTAAGTGTCATCCAGATCGGCTAACATTGTGAAAAACAAATATACCTGCCATTAATATAGAAGGGTTAAATGAAAGCTTCAAAATGGAATGCTGATCAAAGATAAGAAATGCAAGTAAATCAAGCCAATACTGATAGAATCTGATCTTAGAAgggaaaaccaccacaaagggtCATTTACCAATATCTCTGTAAATTGGAGAGTCGACTTAAAACTAATAATACCAGTGCTATGGGGAACTAGGCTAGGTAGAACATTCAACAACATAACAATTATAAAAACACAGCCCAATTGTCAATATTAATGACTGAAAAATAGATTCTTTGAATACTCACCTTCTAGAAAAGAGTAGAGAATCTAAACACTGAAATGTTTGCTTAGCATCAACAAATGGTTAGAGGTAACATTCACTTAGCCGAAAGAAAAATATGGAAGCATACTCCAAAACCCTTACGAAATCCTCACCAGCTGCCAATATGTTAAGCTGCCACAGAATATGTaagtaaaatgaaacaaattttgaaagacaaataaagaattccatACTTGATTGATCCAAGCTCAAAATATTGTGACCTAATTAATGGTCATTGTTGAGTAGGAGGATGTTAACAATCGAAATTGGATTTTTGAACcgaaaaaatgaattaaatttcaCACAAAGCATTCAATGCTTATTGAATGCGAAAGATTTTTACACATAAAAAATCTGTACATCCGCCAATTCACATTCATTGCATATTACAAAGACAACACGTGGACaccttttttttcttatttttcataattaaaattaaaagaaaccCCATAAAAAACATAAATTATGAAAAATGCTATTTATGAAATGTAAACGTTACAAGCTATGGAAATGGCTAAAAATTTAACATTATTTTGCACAAATTAATAGGAAGAGCTCAACGTTTTCCTTGCCTATTATAGGCAGGGACTAATAAGCAACTTCATTGATGGAGTAGCTACTAGAAATAAATCTTAGGAAAAGTTAAATCTTGATTGGTTGTTCATGCTTAGTTTAATTATTGGTTAAACTTTAACCCCTCCCTATAATCCCATGCATGACAAAGACTAACAATTTTGATGATGCATTGGTCTAATAATTGTATTTAAATAAAAGACGATCCAATGAGGGGGTGTGGGCAACAGGACGAGGGTGAACTCTGGAAATAACCCCTCCTTATAATTCCATCCCTATAATTCCATGCATGACATAGACTAACAATTTTGATGATGCATTGGTCTAAAAATTGTATTTAAATAAAagattgattttaattttgaaattacaaTCTATACTAATATATATGTTAGGATTTTAATAAATTGTGAAAAAAGTTTTGACTTTAAATCAAAAGATACAAATCAAATATCAATAGGGAAATCTACTACTCTCAAATTGTTTAGGTTTAAAACACTAATCATAAAATATTGAGAGTTAATCAAATCTAACTAATAAGATTAATTTTATAATTGAAAATGTAATTAGATGGTTAAAATAACTTAGTTTTATTTCTAAATTTAatttggttgatggttgatattatgatgTAAAACATGCTTCATGATTATTATCTAGAATTTGCTATTAGATTAACATTGTTTTCACTATTGCAAACATATTTAGTGTTTCTAAACTAGACCTAAATGAGTTTGTCTCGTAGATTAATCCAAATATCCTTTTATCTTGGAGCATATTTCTCTTTTCTAATGCTTATGCACATACAAGAATATCTTTATTTGAAACGAATAGTGTAAAAAAGCACCTTAAAAACATTATTATGTGTAAGAGAATACTATATATTCCTTGATAGCAATCCCTTTTAGCTAATTAAAAATAAGTGCCTACTTCATAATCATGTGATATAATATATGCTACCCTGATGGAAAATTAATTCCAATAAAAAGTAACTTTTTGATAGTATCATTCATCTAAACATTATTATGTGTAAGAGAATACTATATATTCCTTGATAGCAATCCCTTTTAGCTAATAAAAAATAAGTGCCTACTTCATGATCATGTGATATAATATATGCTACCCTAATGGAAAATTAATTCCAATAAAAAGTAACTTTTTGATAGTATCATTCATCTCCATTCTACCTAAAATGAAGGATTATTTAAATGAATCCACTTCAATGTATCAAAATCATATTTCCATCACCCCCAGTAAGGCGCGCAAAATCTCCCTAGCTCTATCCTCTTCTCCCATGGCAACCAATCCTTTCTCCACTACGCCATTCACACCTGAAAAACGTGCCTCGTAGGCGTTTGCTATGTACCATTTAGAACGTTGTGTAAACAGACCTATCCATACCCATGTCCCTTCCTCTACCTTCGCAAAAGATGATAATGTACTGAATGAATCTCCACTAACTCCAATCATCTGTGTCCCACCTGGAGTCCTTACAACAAAACAAACAATAATGGCGTTGTCATTGCTGGGTTGCTCAAACACCAATTTAGGCCCTTGATTTCTTTCAGTTTGTACGTTAGAGCAGGAGTCGACGACACAGAGATTGGGAATGGCCAAGGAGTTTACAAGTGAGGCTGCATTACGCACTGCTCGCGTTGAAACTATTATTTCGTCAGGCCATTTCTGCAAATAATTGTTCATCGATATTCAAGTAAAAGCACAATAGCACAAAAATAGTTAGAATTCTAAATTCTAGCGATGTGTATTACCTCCATGCTCTGAATGCAACCTTCAACAACTGATTTCCTCATTCCCGTGAGATGCAGCACCCTCAATCTTTCCATGTACTCCAGGCTTTCTATACTCGGCATCTCCCACCATGTATATGCTTTCAGCGCCTCCAATTCTCTGCAATGATTTAAACCTTCAATTTTCTTAACTTGGTAGCAACCTATCATTTCAAATTCTCGGAGAGAAGTTAATTCTGCAAAACTGGGAAGCGCAGACAACTTGGGGCATCTAGTTATAACTAGATTTCTGACCGAACTTGGCAGCTCTTTTATCTCCGTTAGATTTCTATTCTTTTCAACTCTGAGAGTCTCAAGGCCAGCGCAAGAGTCTTTTGAGATAGAGATCTTGGACAATGGATCATTATCTGATAGTTCTATCGTCTTAAGCTTGCACAAGGAAGAACTAAAAGACCCCACTCTAAGATCCAATTCGCTGAGTGGACAGCGACATATCCACAGGCTTTCCAGATTAGTCAACTGATTAATTGATTCTGGTAAAGATTTCACTCCCAACGTCTATCTCTAATCTCTCTAAGAGACTCAGGCGCCCCAAAGAGTCTGGTAAACATTCCATGCTGGTGCTATTAGTAATTTCCAGTGTAGTCAAGGAAGACAAATCTCCGAGAGAGGCCGGCAAGGTTGTCAATAAATCACCACCGACACACAATTTTTGTAACTTGCTCAGTTGATCGATCTTCACTGGTACCTCCCTTAAGTTCCACATATGTTCTAAATAGAGCTCTCTCAAAGATGCCTGATTTGTGATGTGACGAGGCAACTCTTCCAATTGATAGCAGCCTGTGAAGCTCAAATACTCTAGCTTTGACATGTTTTCCATGATGTCCGCCCTAAATGTGAGACTAGGACAATTGGATAAGTTCAGATGCTGTAAGAGCCTCAATTCCTTACAAGAATCTGGCAGCCTCCCCAATTTCCTGCAACCACCTAAACTTAGATGCCGCAGGTTTCTCAAATTGCCCATACTGTCAGGTAGTGATAACAGTCCAGTACATAGGTTGAGTTCCAGGAGCTCCAGCGAGTGTAGTAGGCAGAATTCTTTTGGAAGACTTTCCAAACGGTCTGTCGAATCCAGGACTATTTTCTTCAATTGCTTGAGGTGTCCTATTGACTTTGGGAACCCCCGGAATTCTTGGCAATATGAAATAATCAACTCTCTTAACTGTAAAGGAGCCTGCAACATATTTTCGAGGAGATGAACTAAACATTCAACAATTGTTGAAAAAAGgctgaaatataaatttaaaactgCTGGTAGATACTTACATCGCACTCAGCCACCCAGAGCTCTTGTAGTTGATGATTTTCCAGGCTCCAATTTTCATAGAGTTCTAAAGCTCTCAATTTTTTGAATGGAATTACCGACTGAAGATCTCTCTGCCCCATATCAAACCAGCGAAGCCAGACCAAATCTCTTGATGCTTCACCAATTACATGATTTAAATAACAACCTCGTGCCACAATAATTTTTAGTCCAAGTCTAGAAGGCGCCAGGGCCCAAATTCCTCTGTTTGTGTTAACCATGAATTCCCCATGCGACAAGCAATCGCCAAAATCCATAGAAGAGGTAGCCTTTATTCCTCGAATGCCTATTCCATTCTGAAtctcaaataaaacaaaaaaattaaaaataactatGAGAATAATAGAATTTCTTTTGAGGCAACCACACAACAGAAACAGAGACGATTCCATTGCCATTGATAAGTGGGACAAATAGAATTTCTTACCTGTTCTTCATTATAAACTTTAAACCAGAGACAGTTATTCAATACTCGAACTAAGCAGGCCATCATTCCTCCTATGCCTATTCCATTCTGAAACAGGCACACAAGCAGAAACACAGAAGATTCCTTTGCCATTGATGagtgagaaaataaaaataaaaatagaaggttTTCTTTATCATAAACCAGATACACTTTGTTCAATATTTGAGCTAAGTTGATCATTGTTCCTCCCATGCCTATTCCATTCTCAAtccaaataaaacataaaattaaaaataacTATAAGAATAATAGAGTTTCCATACAAAGATacagaaatacaaaaataaataagaCTTCTTTTCTATACAACAAAGAAGATTTCTTCTCCATTTATGAGATAATAATTATTTTAGTTATTAACCTTACCTGAACTTTAATATTTTGCTGGGGAGACCAAAGACGGTAGGGTGATTGGCATTCTGATGTAATTTCTTTCATCTATTTCAACAATGCACTTATTTCTCAGCCTCTCCAAACTATTTGAACCATTCCACCCTGATCCATTCCATACTTCAATTACcaaatcatttttttcttcaatgaaaaaacaTGCAATATCCAAAAACATCTTTTGCTCTTCATCATCTAAGACATCATAACTTATTTTAAGCCTGCTCTTGATATCTTCAGGTACTATCCTAGAAAACTTCTGTAGTTGAATCTCCCATAAATCTTTGCTTAAGTTTCCATAAAGCTGGCCACCTAAGACTTTAAGAGACAACGGCAACCCACTACAGGTTTTTAGGACCTTTTCAACAATCTCCTCAAACTCATTTAGTGGAGATGGTTGTAAGAAAGCATGCGAACAAAAGAGTTGCTTGGCATGAACTTCACTCATTGGTTTCATTTTATAGTGGGAGGAGATGTTCCAACGTTTAAGGACTTCTAATTCCCTTGTAGTGACAATAATTAAAGTACCTGATCCAATCAAACTTTTGGACCTTTGGCTGGGCAATAAAGCATTTAGTTGATCGATATGATCGACATCATCTAAAACAATTAATGCTCGAATGGATCTTAACTGGTTTGCAAGAATTGATTTCCCCTCTTCTACATTGTCAACTGATAAACTTTTGAAACCAAGATCCTCCAAAAGTTTTTTCTGCTTGTCGCACAACAAGTTTCTGTTAGCAGCATCTCTGACATCTAATATAAGACTAGCCTTCTCCATAGAtggatatatattattatataacttTTTGGCAAGAGTGGTCTTTTGCCGGAACCACCCATGCCCCAAATTCCAACAATCTGCACATTCTGATGACTTCTGTCAAATTGAAGTGTAGTCGATTCAAAATCTCTTACAATTTCATCTAAACCTACAGGATGTTCTGCGACCACAAATGAcgctttttttatttctttcacaACACAATAAGTAATACTCTTCAGCAGCATGTCCTCATCTCTAAACATATAGAACAGCAAAGGAAAAAGAATAAACATCACACTTTTAACATTTGACATTACTATGATAGAAGAGGTCTATGGGCTTCAAAAACAGTAAGTAAAACACAGAATAAGTGCGTGAGGTAGAGAAATTGGTACTTACTCCTTGCTATTAACGCTGTAACCAATGTTATGTGAAACATTGAAGAGCGCATCCTTCCACTCCTTAACCTTTTCGGAGCTGTATCTACCTTTTATTTGGTGCGAGTCAAATGCTTCAGCATAGACACCTTTTGCATATCGGACATCTCCAATGTCAATATAGTAGAAGATGGGAACAATTCTAGTCCCTGTTCTGAACATAAATGACAGTTCATCCAAACACCAAACGAGACTCTGCATATTTCTTTGAAAAAATAGCAATATGAAGCGAAGCACTCTTCATTGCTTCTTTCAGTTCTGTCGGCAAAGAATCCCCCAATTGAAGCTCTTCTGAATTCAGAAAAGCA contains:
- the LOC131054878 gene encoding disease resistance protein RPV1-like isoform X2; translation: MKEITSECQSPYRLWSPQQNIKVQNGIGIGGMMACLVRVLNNCLWFKVYNEEQNGIGIRGIKATSSMDFGDCLSHGEFMVNTNRGIWALAPSRLGLKIIVARGCYLNHVIGEASRDLVWLRWFDMGQRDLQSVIPFKKLRALELYENWSLENHQLQELWVAECDAPLQLRELIISYCQEFRGFPKSIGHLKQLKKIVLDSTDRLESLPKEFCLLHSLELLELNLCTGLLSLPDSMGNLRNLRHLSLGGCRKLGRLPDSCKELRLLQHLNLSNCPSLTFRADIMENMSKLEYLSFTGCYQLEELPRHITNQASLRELYLEHMWNLREVPVKIDQLSKLQKLCVGGDLLTTLPASLGDLSSLTTLEITNSTSMECLPDSLGRLSLLERLEIDVGSEIFTRIN
- the LOC131054878 gene encoding disease resistance protein RPV1-like isoform X3, with amino-acid sequence MMACLVRVLNNCLWFKVYNEEQNGIGIRGIKATSSMDFGDCLSHGEFMVNTNRGIWALAPSRLGLKIIVARGCYLNHVIGEASRDLVWLRWFDMGQRDLQSVIPFKKLRALELYENWSLENHQLQELWVAECDAPLQLRELIISYCQEFRGFPKSIGHLKQLKKIVLDSTDRLESLPKEFCLLHSLELLELNLCTGLLSLPDSMGNLRNLRHLSLGGCRKLGRLPDSCKELRLLQHLNLSNCPSLTFRADIMENMSKLEYLSFTGCYQLEELPRHITNQASLRELYLEHMWNLREVPVKIDQLSKLQKLCVGGDLLTTLPASLGDLSSLTTLEITNSTSMECLPDSLGRLSLLERLEIDVGSEIFTRIN
- the LOC131876043 gene encoding disease resistance protein Roq1-like, translating into MASTSNTSSHSQFEEFAPSTSASGRSYDVFINHRGSDVKKTLATTLYKMLTNGMGLGAFLNSEELQLGDSLPTELKEAMKRTRIVPIFYYIDIGDVRYAKGVYAEAFDSHQIKGRYSSEKVKEWKDALFNVSHNIGYSVNSKEDEDMLLKSITYCVVKEIKKASFVVAEHPKSSECADCWNLGHGWFRQKTTLAKKLYNNIYPSMEKASLILDVRDAANRNLLCDKQKKLLEDLGFKSLSVDNVEEGKSILANQLRSIRALIVLDDVDHIDQLNALLPSQRSKSLIGSGTLIIVTTRELEVLKRWNISSHYKMKPMSEVHAKQLFCSHAFLQPSPLNEFEEIVEKVLKTCSGLPLSLKVLGGQLYGNLSKDLWEIQLQKFSRIVPEDIKSRLKISYDVLDDEEQKMFLDIACFFIEEKNDLFGEAEK
- the LOC131054878 gene encoding disease resistance protein RPV1-like isoform X1; translation: MGGTMINLAQILNKVYLVYDKENLLFLFLFSHSSMAKESSVFLLVCLFQNGIGIGGMMACLVRVLNNCLWFKVYNEEQNGIGIRGIKATSSMDFGDCLSHGEFMVNTNRGIWALAPSRLGLKIIVARGCYLNHVIGEASRDLVWLRWFDMGQRDLQSVIPFKKLRALELYENWSLENHQLQELWVAECDAPLQLRELIISYCQEFRGFPKSIGHLKQLKKIVLDSTDRLESLPKEFCLLHSLELLELNLCTGLLSLPDSMGNLRNLRHLSLGGCRKLGRLPDSCKELRLLQHLNLSNCPSLTFRADIMENMSKLEYLSFTGCYQLEELPRHITNQASLRELYLEHMWNLREVPVKIDQLSKLQKLCVGGDLLTTLPASLGDLSSLTTLEITNSTSMECLPDSLGRLSLLERLEIDVGSEIFTRIN